A part of Paenibacillus sp. IHBB 10380 genomic DNA contains:
- a CDS encoding GNAT family N-acetyltransferase yields the protein MTTTNTNKITFIKADMSHLEIVIEWFNSPHVQEFWGTGDYTRNNFTNNIVNGTKELFDYWVASYDNEPFSLIMTSDASEDTPEHLVPFLEPDGLTLTLDFLIGNKKYLEKGLSYPTINEFQNFLNDQISALLIDPESNNSKAIHVYEKAGFNKVSTFIPDEGDFSGKSHDLMKWKRSWNGDVS from the coding sequence ATGACCACCACAAATACTAACAAAATCACATTTATTAAAGCTGATATGAGTCACTTAGAAATAGTAATAGAATGGTTTAATAGCCCGCATGTTCAAGAGTTTTGGGGAACAGGTGATTATACTCGGAATAACTTTACCAACAATATTGTGAATGGTACAAAGGAGTTGTTTGATTATTGGGTAGCATCTTACGATAATGAACCCTTTTCACTTATCATGACTTCTGATGCTAGTGAGGACACGCCAGAGCATCTTGTGCCCTTCCTTGAACCTGACGGACTAACCCTTACCCTTGACTTCTTGATTGGTAATAAAAAATATCTAGAAAAAGGTTTGTCGTATCCAACCATTAATGAATTTCAGAACTTTCTAAACGATCAAATATCTGCTTTACTAATTGACCCAGAAAGTAATAATTCAAAAGCTATTCATGTATACGAAAAAGCTGGGTTCAATAAAGTAAGTACCTTCATCCCGGATGAAGGAGACTTTTCAGGAAAATCGCATGATCTGATGAAATGGAAAAGAAGTTGGAATGGGGATGTATCATGA
- a CDS encoding CPBP family intramembrane glutamic endopeptidase yields MNKTEIWKKMDTWTWRELTALLALEFIFVMFVIKYAVQSMYEKWLGNTLYSGTLTGLTIAITLLLGLYLVALRPKNLSWTDVGVKRFPAKDWWKIPLWTMVLFVLSVMAFYLTSFLGNTVDNSKTESLQQNVTLFTVLIGIVSAGIVSPFYEEIFYRGFIYRWLRTRVGMRWAIVISSLIFSAAHFPTLNVMPVSIVSGVVLAWTYERTGSVVPGMIVHGVYNTIAVLLTAMS; encoded by the coding sequence ATGAATAAGACAGAAATCTGGAAGAAGATGGACACGTGGACATGGCGTGAACTGACTGCTTTACTCGCGCTTGAATTTATATTCGTGATGTTCGTTATCAAATACGCGGTACAGTCAATGTATGAAAAATGGTTGGGTAATACGCTTTATTCAGGGACTCTTACAGGGCTTACGATCGCGATTACACTTTTGCTGGGATTATATTTAGTTGCCTTACGGCCGAAGAATCTGTCCTGGACAGATGTAGGAGTAAAGAGGTTTCCTGCTAAAGATTGGTGGAAGATTCCACTCTGGACAATGGTTCTCTTCGTACTTAGTGTGATGGCATTTTATCTCACAAGTTTTCTTGGAAATACGGTGGATAATAGCAAAACAGAGAGTCTGCAGCAAAATGTCACTTTATTTACTGTTCTTATAGGTATTGTATCAGCAGGGATCGTGTCGCCTTTCTATGAAGAGATATTTTACCGTGGATTTATATATCGCTGGCTGCGGACACGTGTTGGTATGAGGTGGGCAATTGTGATTAGCTCGCTGATCTTTAGTGCTGCACATTTTCCTACATTGAATGTTATGCCTGTGAGTATTGTTAGTGGAGTTGTGCTTGCATGGACATATGAGCGGACGGGATCGGTAGTGCCTGGGATGATCGTTCACGGGGTGTATAATACGATTGCCGTGTTGCTAACAGCGATGAGTTAG
- a CDS encoding winged helix-turn-helix transcriptional regulator — protein MSESCVPTGVTLKDTGFGYTLSLIGGKYKMTIMYWLSENKVMRHNELKRCIGTISFKTLSIMLKELEADDLIIRKEFPQIPPKVEYSLSERGLSLIPVLNMMCEWGEKNSLSALEAVQR, from the coding sequence ATGAGTGAAAGCTGTGTTCCTACTGGTGTGACGCTAAAAGACACTGGCTTTGGATATACGTTGTCCTTAATAGGCGGTAAATATAAAATGACCATTATGTATTGGCTGTCTGAAAATAAGGTTATGCGGCATAATGAGCTGAAGCGATGTATCGGTACCATTTCCTTTAAAACGCTAAGCATCATGTTAAAAGAGCTGGAGGCAGATGACCTTATCATACGCAAGGAATTTCCCCAAATACCTCCAAAAGTTGAATATTCTTTATCTGAACGTGGTCTTTCTCTCATTCCAGTGTTAAATATGATGTGCGAGTGGGGAGAGAAAAACAGTTTGTCAGCTCTGGAGGCTGTACAGCGGTAG
- a CDS encoding tyrosine-type recombinase/integrase, with product MKLSDLWRLYEADKRIQGFSPFTLKAYSLQMKMLISELGDLDIGEITLHLLKEYLSKQSGRLKLSSLGHRIRFVRSLFRFGYEERYLTMNPSLKLREPKMDKRIPKFLIEEDVVHLKISCLSSRERALLEFLYSSGCRAGEVQKINIEDLNWENCSAIVNGKGAKQREIYFTTECKVWLKKYLESHEDSCKALFVTDTHTLTTNGDPDDQMGIKAISKSRRN from the coding sequence ATGAAGTTAAGTGATTTATGGAGACTTTACGAAGCAGACAAACGAATTCAGGGATTTAGTCCGTTCACCTTAAAAGCTTACTCATTACAAATGAAGATGTTGATTAGCGAATTAGGTGACCTTGATATAGGAGAGATCACTTTACATTTGCTAAAGGAATATTTATCTAAACAGTCCGGGCGATTGAAGCTAAGTAGTTTAGGACACCGTATTCGATTTGTACGTTCTCTTTTTCGCTTTGGTTATGAAGAAAGGTACCTCACGATGAACCCCTCTCTCAAATTAAGGGAACCGAAGATGGATAAACGCATTCCGAAGTTCTTAATTGAAGAGGATGTGGTTCATCTGAAGATCTCTTGTCTATCCTCTCGAGAACGAGCTTTACTTGAATTCCTATATAGTTCTGGCTGTCGTGCTGGGGAGGTACAGAAGATAAACATTGAAGATCTTAACTGGGAGAATTGTTCAGCAATTGTAAACGGCAAGGGAGCCAAACAAAGAGAAATTTACTTCACCACCGAATGCAAAGTGTGGTTAAAAAAATACCTGGAGAGTCACGAGGACTCCTGTAAGGCACTCTTTGTGACCGATACACACACCCTAACGACGAATGGCGATCCCGACGATCAGATGGGCATTAAAGCGATTAGCAAATCGAGGAGAAATTGA
- a CDS encoding phosphotransferase: protein MEHRIPPILLELQKNSQQLFGFKLYSWEPISLGWLNLKWKLVTDRGKFLLKVYHTQRFSNIDVLSRALQQQQRLHNTGFPCPELLTVKEEVLHRFHDEKFIIMRFCPGKIVKPKYMNKQQMYELGTVTGKMHRILNDSSISVESNPQFIPQSRNERLFHWNNVIEDAKNNDKAHLISNIELQLRLTETIDVDSFGKSTAGWTHRDLWVDNLLFYDNKVSAVLDFDRLNFDYPELDVARAIMSWAFYDGILRTDFASAYLAGYRKENEYRNGMLVDSLRMLWYLESVWWINSQMDLHNDIQVRFAEEMIWLAQNDEKLQKAVGGL, encoded by the coding sequence ATGGAACATCGTATTCCTCCAATATTATTAGAATTGCAGAAAAACTCCCAACAATTGTTTGGGTTTAAGCTATATTCTTGGGAACCAATCTCGCTTGGTTGGCTTAATTTAAAGTGGAAGCTCGTGACAGACCGAGGGAAGTTTTTGCTTAAGGTTTATCATACACAAAGATTTAGTAATATTGATGTACTTAGTAGAGCCTTGCAACAACAGCAGAGATTACATAATACAGGATTTCCATGTCCTGAATTGTTGACTGTAAAAGAGGAAGTTCTTCATCGATTTCACGACGAAAAGTTTATTATTATGCGGTTTTGTCCTGGAAAGATTGTTAAACCTAAATATATGAACAAACAACAAATGTATGAGCTTGGTACTGTTACTGGTAAGATGCATCGGATATTGAATGATTCTTCGATTAGTGTGGAAAGCAACCCACAATTCATACCACAGAGTCGTAATGAACGACTATTTCATTGGAATAATGTTATCGAAGATGCAAAAAACAATGATAAAGCACATTTAATAAGCAATATAGAACTACAATTGAGATTAACTGAAACAATAGATGTTGATTCTTTTGGTAAGAGTACAGCAGGATGGACTCACAGAGACTTATGGGTTGATAATCTATTGTTTTATGATAATAAGGTTTCAGCTGTTCTTGATTTTGACAGACTGAATTTTGATTATCCAGAATTAGATGTAGCAAGAGCCATAATGTCTTGGGCATTTTATGATGGTATTTTACGTACCGATTTTGCTTCTGCCTATCTGGCTGGTTATCGCAAGGAAAATGAGTATCGTAATGGTATGTTAGTTGATTCCTTAAGAATGCTATGGTATTTGGAATCAGTATGGTGGATTAATTCGCAAATGGATTTACATAATGATATACAGGTAAGATTCGCCGAAGAAATGATTTGGTTAGCTCAAAATGATGAAAAGCTTCAGAAGGCTGTGGGGGGCTTATAA
- a CDS encoding NAD(P)H-dependent oxidoreductase, whose translation MKTLIIVSHPSIEKSVINKRWVEELKKYPEKYTVHELYKIYPDGNIDVEKEQKLIESHDNLILQFPIYWFNCPPILKKWLDDVFAYGWAYGSNGGDKLKNRKAALVVSAGIEKEDYSEEGRYRYTLEHLLSPFETTFLYCNADYRSFFAFYGTENGRSANELEKSAQDYLNFVDNL comes from the coding sequence TTGAAAACTCTTATTATCGTATCGCACCCAAGCATAGAAAAATCTGTTATTAATAAGCGATGGGTAGAAGAACTCAAAAAATATCCTGAAAAGTATACTGTACACGAATTGTATAAGATTTACCCAGACGGAAACATTGATGTGGAAAAAGAACAGAAATTAATTGAATCACATGATAATCTTATTTTGCAGTTCCCTATATATTGGTTTAATTGTCCGCCTATCCTTAAAAAATGGCTTGACGATGTTTTTGCTTATGGTTGGGCTTATGGTTCAAATGGAGGCGATAAATTAAAGAATCGCAAAGCTGCTTTAGTTGTATCTGCCGGAATTGAAAAAGAAGATTATAGTGAAGAGGGAAGATATCGCTATACACTTGAACATTTATTATCTCCTTTTGAAACGACCTTCCTATACTGCAATGCAGATTATCGTTCATTCTTTGCGTTTTATGGTACAGAAAATGGGCGGTCTGCAAATGAATTGGAAAAAAGCGCACAAGATTATTTGAATTTTGTTGACAACCTGTAA
- a CDS encoding tyrosine-type recombinase/integrase, producing MYPHRFRHTYAYQLLDNGAPLEFIQGMLGHEKASTTQVYAQLRGECRRELYRRFF from the coding sequence GTGTACCCTCATCGATTTCGCCATACCTATGCTTACCAATTACTAGATAACGGAGCCCCTTTGGAATTCATTCAAGGAATGCTGGGGCATGAGAAAGCATCGACCACTCAGGTATACGCTCAACTGCGTGGAGAATGTAGACGAGAGTTGTATCGTCGTTTCTTTTAA
- a CDS encoding SMI1/KNR4 family protein, whose translation MSDDLLVKLDALHGEDEFEEIVDTIMEIPAEDRDYVLISHLGRAMSNLERYEEAIEQFLIIAEEGKDDPLWHYRMGLAYYYLEQYDDALREFNVADKLDPGDEDTLEFLDWIRSKTVQKPVEESSAELNIKFDTDSDLDLTNFWEDSEFALEKYVLNLPTDDLISSVEEELVFRLPAFYIQMMKLHNGGIPQNQCFPTGKAISGAKGHVTIPAILGIGREKRNSLCGDSGSRFVIENGGYPEIGVAIFECPSESGVVMLDYRSSGNDGEPEVVHVDKENNYKITRLAPNFEAFIRGLVNEELYVL comes from the coding sequence ATGAGTGATGATCTTTTGGTAAAGCTAGATGCGTTGCATGGAGAAGATGAGTTTGAAGAAATCGTAGATACAATTATGGAGATTCCTGCGGAGGATAGAGATTATGTACTGATCAGTCATTTGGGCAGAGCGATGAGTAATCTTGAACGTTACGAAGAGGCGATTGAACAGTTCTTAATCATTGCGGAAGAGGGCAAAGATGATCCGCTTTGGCACTACCGTATGGGACTTGCCTATTACTATCTGGAACAATATGATGATGCCTTGAGGGAATTTAACGTAGCAGACAAGTTAGACCCCGGAGATGAGGATACCTTGGAGTTCCTGGACTGGATTCGGAGTAAAACCGTCCAGAAACCTGTAGAAGAGTCCTCTGCAGAGTTGAATATCAAGTTTGATACCGATTCCGATCTTGATCTCACAAACTTTTGGGAAGACAGTGAGTTTGCACTTGAGAAATATGTTTTGAATTTGCCCACAGACGATTTAATTTCTTCCGTAGAAGAAGAACTGGTCTTCAGGTTACCAGCTTTTTATATTCAGATGATGAAGTTACACAACGGGGGTATTCCCCAAAACCAGTGTTTTCCTACAGGGAAAGCCATCTCTGGGGCAAAAGGCCATGTTACGATTCCCGCTATCTTGGGAATTGGGCGAGAGAAAAGAAACTCGCTGTGCGGAGATTCAGGCAGCCGGTTTGTGATTGAGAATGGTGGTTATCCTGAAATTGGTGTGGCAATTTTTGAATGTCCTTCTGAGTCTGGGGTGGTGATGCTAGATTACCGTTCATCAGGAAATGACGGCGAACCAGAGGTTGTTCATGTGGACAAAGAGAATAATTACAAGATTACCAGGTTGGCTCCAAACTTTGAGGCCTTTATTCGCGGATTGGTGAATGAGGAGCTTTATGTTTTGTAG
- a CDS encoding aminoglycoside phosphotransferase family protein — protein sequence MNHINVDLVVRLINEQFPEWSDLDIRPVKFSGHDNRTFHLGEHMSVRLPSAASYVPQVEKEQIWLPILNKELSLPVSTPLAKGKPSDEYPWPWSINKWLEGETLSQKSINDLNQFARDLGTFLIELQSIDASGGPLAGKHNFYRGGSIAVYDEESRYAIENNKDTLNEDLLKKIWELALDSKWDSEPVWVHGDIAPGNILVKDGRLCAVIDFGILGVGDPACDAAMAWTFFDKNSRKIFKNVLNMDEDTWNRARGWALWKALITYNGNKNSNKAIAEESFNVINIIVDDYESEKIQRA from the coding sequence ATGAATCATATTAACGTCGATTTAGTTGTAAGATTAATAAATGAACAATTTCCCGAATGGTCTGATTTAGATATCAGACCTGTAAAATTTAGTGGGCATGATAATAGAACTTTTCATTTAGGTGAGCATATGAGTGTAAGATTACCAAGTGCAGCATCCTATGTTCCTCAAGTGGAGAAAGAACAAATATGGTTACCCATATTAAACAAAGAACTTTCTTTACCAGTTTCTACACCATTAGCTAAAGGCAAACCTAGTGATGAATATCCATGGCCTTGGTCTATCAATAAGTGGTTAGAGGGAGAGACATTGTCTCAAAAAAGTATTAATGATCTTAATCAATTTGCAAGAGACTTGGGGACATTTTTAATTGAGTTACAATCTATTGATGCTAGTGGAGGTCCTTTAGCTGGGAAGCATAATTTTTATAGAGGTGGATCTATAGCTGTATACGATGAAGAGTCTAGATATGCAATTGAAAATAATAAAGATACTCTTAATGAAGACTTATTGAAAAAAATTTGGGAACTGGCATTAGATTCTAAATGGGATTCAGAACCTGTTTGGGTTCATGGTGATATAGCACCAGGAAATATACTAGTTAAAGATGGAAGGCTTTGTGCAGTCATTGATTTCGGAATATTGGGTGTGGGAGATCCTGCTTGTGATGCTGCAATGGCATGGACATTTTTTGATAAAAATAGTAGAAAGATATTTAAGAATGTATTAAATATGGATGAAGACACTTGGAACAGAGCAAGAGGATGGGCTCTATGGAAGGCTTTAATAACATACAATGGTAATAAAAATTCTAACAAAGCAATAGCAGAAGAATCATTTAATGTTATTAATATAATAGTAGATGATTACGAATCAGAGAAAATACAGAGAGCGTAA
- a CDS encoding GNAT family N-acetyltransferase, with product MSEYQLISDYKHIEKYKESFNELAKMIFEINFKDWYSKGCWNDNYICYSYVNGDQIIANASVNKMIVTSNGKEYKAIQLGTVMTHPDYRHQGLAVKLMNHIIEKYEKDYDFIYLFANDTVLDFYPRFGFEKVQESSFSLMVSDLKKQVTPKSALRKLDVNNQIDFEVLKEFATERIPVSSRLGIKGNEDLLMFYFILVFNDAIYYVEEEDVIVLFKEAENQLHVFDIVSKKTIDLEVVVKHIISDATEMIHFYFVPDSDNENIQSGLITETDDTLFVRPLLKDGVKHFLFPLTSHA from the coding sequence ATGAGTGAATATCAATTAATTAGTGACTACAAGCACATCGAAAAATATAAGGAAAGCTTTAATGAGCTTGCAAAGATGATATTTGAGATCAATTTTAAGGACTGGTACAGCAAGGGCTGCTGGAACGATAACTACATATGTTATTCATACGTAAATGGGGATCAGATTATTGCGAATGCTTCTGTCAATAAAATGATCGTGACGTCCAATGGTAAGGAATATAAGGCGATTCAATTGGGAACGGTGATGACACATCCAGATTATCGTCACCAAGGATTGGCAGTTAAGCTGATGAACCATATCATTGAAAAGTATGAAAAGGATTATGATTTCATCTATTTATTTGCTAATGATACAGTGCTAGATTTTTATCCTAGGTTCGGGTTTGAGAAGGTTCAGGAAAGCAGTTTCAGCTTGATGGTTTCAGATTTAAAAAAACAAGTGACTCCAAAGTCCGCTCTACGCAAGCTAGATGTCAATAACCAGATTGATTTCGAGGTACTAAAGGAATTTGCGACTGAAAGAATTCCTGTATCGTCGAGATTAGGTATAAAGGGTAATGAGGATCTATTGATGTTTTACTTTATTCTAGTCTTTAATGATGCGATTTATTATGTCGAAGAGGAGGATGTGATTGTTCTATTTAAAGAAGCAGAGAATCAGTTGCATGTTTTTGATATTGTGAGTAAAAAGACAATCGATTTAGAGGTAGTTGTCAAACATATAATTTCTGATGCCACGGAGATGATCCATTTCTACTTTGTGCCTGATAGTGACAATGAGAACATTCAGTCAGGGTTGATCACAGAGACGGATGATACATTGTTTGTTCGTCCATTATTGAAAGATGGAGTGAAGCATTTTTTATTTCCGTTAACATCGCATGCATAG
- a CDS encoding DNA polymerase IV has product MSESREKVIFLVDCQSFYASVEKAEHPGYKNKPVAVAGSVLKRSGIILAACPIAKSFGVTTADRLGEALNKCPDLVVMRPRMQHYIDVSLMITKIYEEFTDLIEVFSIDEQFLDVSASLHIFGGPVTIAKAIQQKVLSQTGVWVRVGISSNKILAKIATDIWAKKNEEGIFTLSKAEIETLLWPQPVNKMFGVGSRMTSHFARLGMNTIGDIARTPLPRLKEKFRARFGKQSDIHAEVMWRTANGLDDSPVTPRTFDTPPKSVSHMMTLPRDYIEPWEVDTILLELTEEVCRDCRRKGYMGSVVTVSCMCSPYEAPTGFSRQMKLQDPANHTNTVFEAVKVLFYKFWDRMPVRRIGVTLSQLKDDQDYQLTLFEDQVKARALDKTTDYIKDRYGSAAIVRASSLTTAGQSADRSLKIGGHYK; this is encoded by the coding sequence ATGAGTGAATCCCGCGAAAAGGTTATTTTTCTAGTGGATTGCCAGAGTTTTTACGCTAGCGTTGAAAAGGCAGAGCACCCAGGATACAAGAATAAGCCGGTTGCTGTGGCTGGATCTGTATTAAAAAGATCAGGAATAATTCTAGCCGCTTGTCCAATTGCAAAAAGTTTTGGAGTAACTACAGCGGATCGTCTAGGAGAGGCTCTAAATAAGTGCCCTGATCTCGTAGTAATGCGTCCTCGCATGCAGCATTATATTGATGTCTCACTGATGATTACAAAGATTTATGAGGAGTTTACGGATCTAATCGAGGTTTTTAGTATTGACGAGCAATTTTTAGACGTTTCTGCAAGCCTGCACATCTTTGGGGGGCCTGTAACGATCGCTAAAGCTATTCAGCAAAAAGTTCTAAGTCAAACAGGAGTATGGGTTAGAGTCGGTATAAGTTCTAATAAAATACTTGCTAAAATTGCGACTGATATATGGGCAAAGAAAAATGAAGAGGGTATCTTCACTTTGTCAAAAGCAGAAATTGAAACCTTACTTTGGCCACAACCAGTAAATAAGATGTTTGGTGTCGGTTCACGTATGACCTCTCACTTTGCTCGCCTTGGCATGAATACAATCGGAGATATTGCCAGAACACCGTTGCCACGTCTTAAAGAAAAATTTCGTGCTCGCTTTGGCAAACAATCGGATATTCATGCAGAGGTAATGTGGCGAACAGCAAATGGCTTGGATGATAGTCCTGTTACACCTAGAACATTCGACACGCCGCCAAAGTCAGTTAGCCATATGATGACATTGCCTAGAGATTATATAGAACCATGGGAAGTGGATACCATTTTACTAGAGCTCACAGAAGAGGTTTGCCGCGATTGCCGTCGTAAAGGATATATGGGCTCTGTAGTCACAGTTAGTTGTATGTGCAGCCCTTATGAAGCACCAACTGGGTTCTCGCGCCAAATGAAACTGCAGGATCCTGCTAACCACACAAATACCGTATTTGAAGCAGTAAAAGTGCTTTTTTATAAATTTTGGGATCGAATGCCCGTACGTCGTATCGGTGTAACTTTAAGTCAATTAAAGGATGATCAAGATTATCAACTCACCCTTTTTGAAGATCAGGTAAAGGCTAGAGCATTGGATAAGACCACTGATTATATTAAAGATCGATATGGAAGCGCAGCAATCGTAAGAGCTTCATCGCTTACTACTGCTGGGCAATCAGCGGATAGGTCGTTGAAAATTGGAGGGCATTATAAGTGA
- a CDS encoding class I SAM-dependent methyltransferase — MNTSNSTYDASEANEIEAEINRLKAQALMGWEKEYQYLEWHGLEDGMNVLEVGCGPGFVTEQLIKNLPNSKITALDFDKKLLTNAEQLCTALYCLKCKLHSILCL; from the coding sequence ATGAATACTTCAAATTCAACTTATGATGCAAGTGAAGCCAATGAAATTGAAGCAGAGATTAATCGCCTTAAAGCACAGGCTTTGATGGGATGGGAGAAGGAATATCAATATTTAGAATGGCATGGCTTGGAAGATGGAATGAATGTGTTAGAAGTGGGTTGTGGACCGGGATTTGTTACGGAACAGCTTATTAAGAACCTGCCAAATAGTAAAATAACAGCATTAGATTTTGATAAAAAGCTACTAACTAACGCTGAACAGCTCTGTACTGCTCTGTACTGCCTCAAATGTAAACTTCATTCAATCCTCTGTTTATGA